One segment of bacterium DNA contains the following:
- a CDS encoding transposase, producing MDSVRPFPKRKHIRLPHFDYSGVASYSLTICTHHRICFFGTVVDEQMRPGPAGEMVERWWLELEQRYDVMLDEYVVMPNHFHGLLLACNQTGAHAGAPLQQIIRWFKTMSTNDYMRHVKEQGWLPFDRRLWQRNFYEHILRDNVDLVNHQQYIRDNPVHWERDQHNPSFLLS from the coding sequence ATGGATTCCGTCCGCCCGTTTCCGAAACGCAAGCACATTCGGTTGCCACATTTTGATTATTCCGGCGTGGCTTCCTATTCTCTGACGATATGTACTCACCATCGGATCTGTTTCTTCGGTACGGTGGTTGACGAGCAGATGCGGCCCGGTCCCGCAGGGGAAATGGTGGAACGATGGTGGCTCGAACTCGAGCAGCGGTATGATGTGATGCTTGATGAATATGTGGTCATGCCAAACCACTTTCACGGACTTCTGCTGGCGTGTAATCAGACGGGCGCACACGCAGGTGCGCCCCTACAGCAGATCATACGATGGTTCAAGACGATGTCCACGAACGACTATATGCGCCATGTCAAAGAGCAGGGGTGGCTGCCGTTTGACCGGCGGTTGTGGCAGCGCAATTTCTACGAGCACATTCTTCGTGACAACGTGGATCTGGTCAACCATCAGCAGTATATTCGAGATAACCCGGTGCATTGGGAGCGCGACCAGCACAATCCGAGTTTTCTGTTATCATGA